The genome window tgtttgtttatatgtatgtgtCCTCTTCTATAGTGATGGAAACACAACCCATGCCAAGGCATCTCATCTCCATGCTTGACCAGCGTCCTCACCTCCGAACCCAGAAGCAAAAGGTTCAGGGGGAGGGACCATCAAGCTATCAAAGGGGCGCTGGCCGGAAGtacaacagttcccatcacctGGAGCTGCAGAGAGTGCAGAGACAGGCGGCCAACCAAGCAGAGGAGAAGCAGAGCTTAGCTGAATTCATTCAGCATGACAGGGAGATGCGCCGGGAGGACCGGGAATTCCAGGCCCAGCTCTTTGAGAAACTTTTTCAGAAGCAAACGGAGCTTGTTCAAGCACTGTCTCAGAGAGCTCCTGTCAGCCCTGCCTCCACCACCTGTATCAACACCCTGCAGGCCTTGCTGGTGTCTGCAAAGAATGGAGCAGGAACTGCAGCCCATGGTTCCCAGTTACAGGCTTTGCTAGAACAGATTGTGCAGGCTGAAGCCTCAGAGAAAGGCCTGCCTAGGCTTCCTGTGAAGGACGCCCTTGGGGGAGCCATGAAGGTGCCTCCTGAGGTGCAGTACTGGACTGCCGAAGAGATACTGAGGTGGCTGCTGTCTCAGCAATCTCCCAGCGACCAGTGCCCAGAGGCATTAGTGACCCCCAGACCAGGGAGTGTGGCTGGCAAGGGCCGCAACAAAGTCCAGCAGCTCTGTGCTAAAGAGACAGATGCAGATGTCAATGTCGAAACACAGCGCCAGTGCTTCAGGCAGTTCTGCTACCAGGATGCCTGTGGGCCCCAAGAGGTTTATAGGTGCCTGTGGGACCTTTCGCATCAGTGGCTGAGGCCAGAGGTCCGCACCAAAGAGCAGATCATGGAGTTGTTGGTGGTTGAGCAATTTTTGAGTATCCTGCCTGAAGAAATCCAGACCTTGGTACGTGAGTGCCAGCCAGAAAATGGCAAAGAGGCTGTGGCCCTGGCAGAGAGGTTCCAGCTTCACTTTGAATCCAAGAGGAAACGGGACCAGGTGAGATCATGTTGAGAACTAGTTATTTCTGATTTGGGGAGATAGGAAAAGGGATAGGAGACATCGCATAGATTTCTGCTTGGCCAAGGGGTTCATGATGGAATCACAAGAATCCCATCTCTGTTTTCGGTGACTGATTctagcctgccaactcaaggaagGAGAGAACAGAGAGCTGGTGCTTGCAGTTTGACTACTGGAAGCCTTGCCTGTTGGTTCCCTCAGAAATCTCAGACTTTGGCTGACACTGCACGCACATGTTCAGATTTCTCCTAAATAACTCTAATTGCTAGAAATTTGCTTTAAGAAAAGTTGAAGTTCACATCATTGCAAAGCACAAGACTCAGAACTGCACAATATTTTTAGTCCTGTGAAAAGGCCTGGAAGCATATGCAGTAGGCTTTTGTCTTCCAAGGAAACTTAGCGTAAGGTGGTTTTGTTagcaagaattttttaaaaattgctaacaAAAAGCAAATTAGTATTTTCCACCTAAGGCTCACAGGTAAGGGGAACTGCTCCTGTATATCTCTTATAGGGCCTCTTACTTAAGTGATGACTGCATTAAGTGATTAAGTGATGACTTCTTGTTCCAGACACGAGTCACGTCTGAGGACATGGTTCCAATTTCTTCCCGAGGAAAACTGGATGAGAATGAAAGACAAACAGATGTCAAAGATAGTCAGGAGAACCCTGGGAGGACTAGCTTACTGGGTAAGGATTTGCTTATTAAATTGAATATGTATTTTGCTGTAATCACTTAGCCCTCTGATCTGAACTTCCCAATGATTCATGCAGGTGTAGCAAACCTCAGGATACAGGGATAGGCAAAGTATCCCCAGAATCTTCACTAGACAACAGGTAGGGAGTAGATTCTGACTTAAAGGGGAAGCTAGTCACATTTATGACCTAAATACAATCTACCTAACAAGGCATTCAAATAAAAAATCTATTCAGATGGATGTTTGATGTTTGGTTCAAGTTACTTGGGTATCGTTGTAATTTGTGACAGCACCAGAAACATGCCACACTTCAAATAACATCAAGTACATGCTGATCTGTACATGGGAACTCTATAGGAGACTTCCATATATGAAATGGCTGGATGGCTCTTGAGTGGATCACTGTCAGCCTCCGTCTGTCCTCTGCATTATTATTCCAGTAGTACCTGTTGTTATTCTGCTTATGTTATTGTGACCCAAGGCACATTataaaggtaaaggcagtcccgTGTGCAAGCcccagtcattactgacccatggggtagcatcacatcacgacatttactaggcagactttgtttatggggtggtttggtATTacttttcccagtcatctacactttacctccagcaagcaaGTCACATTAcaagtatcattttaaaaaaacttttcaggcAATAAGATATGATAACATTTCAATCTAACAGCAAAGTTTGTTAGTAAGCCCAAAAAAATGCAGTTGGGCTTCAATTATAGAACAGAGTGGAAACCCAAACAATTCATGCAGACATGTCTAAGGTAACAGGACAATCAGTGTAGGAAATACTTCATCCTTAATAAAAGCCAGCTCCTGGCCTACAGTGAGATTACCATGAAGGTGAGGGCAGACTGCCAAGCATTTCTGCACAGTTCTGAGTGCAACATTGTTGATTACTGTGACTGCATCAAAGCTCTTTCTGAGGGTTTGTGCCCTCAAACTCCTGGCTGTAAAGTAAGGAAGCACAACCATCCAGGGAGACTGCATCTATGGGCAAGGAGCCCAGGTCTTCTGATTCCCAGCCTAGGGCCTTAACCAAAAGCccatctgttatttttttctatCTTGGCAGGTCTCTCAAGATAAACTTATTCTCCATCTTCAGGTACAGAAGCGCACCTTCGTCTGAGGAAGAGACCAAAGATTGCATCCAGGCACAGTGGAGAACATGAAGAGACAACGGCAAAACACAGGAAGCTGGATAATAACCTAGAGGAGCAGGAGGCGACGGAGGCTGCAGAGAGAGTGAACCGCAGGCCGATTCCTGGGTCAGGAAAGCAagacaggaaaggaaaagggcaCGAAAGATCTGTTCCAGTTGCTGTGGCTGCGGAGAGTACAGCTGAGGGGCAAGCCAAGGTGGAGGGCAGTGGAAGGGCTTCAAAATCTCTGAATGGGGCACTTCCTTCTGCCACACTGCGAATGCGGAAGACGCCAGTGAGCCTTGTGCCCTCTCAGCTGGCTTTCGACAAGGATGACATTGTGTCTAGCCCTTGGCATAGAAATGAAAGCCGCACATCTCCCGAGGCAGATGGACCTTCTCTCAGTGACAGTATTGAGCTGCTGCCGGATTCTCCGTGGAGCGGAAACGGCAGCGGTGACACAACCCATGACGGGCCCACTGATTCCAGAGTGGCGCCATCCTGTGCCAACTGCTCTGTCCTGAAGGCTGAGCTGGACACGATCTGTGAGGAGCTCAGGATAACCCAAGGTAACCACTAGGGGCATGAATGGGAAAGGTGACTTCGCTGGTTCAGGTTGCCAGCCTGTCCTTTACCATGCTGTTGTGCAAGAAACTGTATTGTGATCACAAGTTCACGTGGCAGGTGATAAGTAAGggaaagatagtcccctgtgcaagcaccaagtcacTGTGGGGTGGTGTCACATCACACCCTTTCCTAGGCAAACTTTGTCTatgcggtggtttgccattgccttccccagtcctctacacTTTAGCCCCAGCAGGCTGGGTACatgttttaccaacctcagaaggatgagaGCCAACTCTCTTTTAAATGATTAAGCTGATGTTATGGCTcttataaccgtggtggcgaacctgtggcgctccaggtgttcatggactacaattcccatcagcccctgccagtgtggccaattgaccatgtagACCGTGAACATCTGGATAAACAATTGGCCATCTGGAtcactgtagtccatgaacatctggataaaCAAGTGGCCATCTGGATCACCGCATaaacaattggtcatgctggcaggggctgatgggaattgtagtccatgaacatccggagtgccataggttcgccaccactgctctataacaATGGTTTAGCATGGACTGGCCACAGTACAGTGCTAGTGTCAGCACTCCTCGGGAATGTCACCAAGATCAACTTCCCATGGGCAAGTCATGTCCCTTTCCACAACTTTGCACACAACCCGGCAGCTTTACACCGGTAACAAGATGCCTGCAAGCAGCAGCCACCAAATTGAGTAAGGCTGATGTAATAGCGATTGCTTGATGTGGCAAATGTGCCTCCATGTGTTGGCATGGGGAACGAGGAGCACCATGGCAGTACAATGCATAACTAAACCCAGAGTTCAAATGCTGTGCATACTTGTGATATTGGTGAGGAAAATCCAGAATTATTCTCTGGTGTCACCAGTGGTGGTTTATGAAATGCTTTGCAGAAGAAGTGGGTTTTAATGAAGGATCTGAAGGGGAGAAGCCTTCTGGGTAGACAGGGAGAGGCCGTGCCAGGGGTATAGAACTGCATGTAGGAGGCACGCGGAGAGACTTGAACAATAGCAGATGGTTCTGCAGAACCcagccggggaggggggaggtgatcGGAGATATATAGTTGAAGTTAGGAGCCTTAATTCTGAAGACAAAGATTTGAAAAGTCAATCTAGTACAGAAACGTGTTGTAAATCGTAGGCTCAAAGATCAATTATTGATAAAAGAAAGATGGCACTAGTGAAGGTCTGAACAAAAACTGTCAGCATCTCTTCTATTATCAATCATTCTGTGTACGGACAGTGTTGCAGGTCAGTTTCATGTTTGTTGTTGGTCCAGCTTCCACACTGTATGGACTCAGCGGAACCTCCCTGCAAGACTTAACAGAAGCTCTTGGCACCATTGCGCACATCCTCAACAACAGGAAGTCTTCATCAGCCGCAAACGCACCCCAGAAAGTTGCTGAAATACCCACGAGGCCAGTATGGCAATAGAAAAATGTAAGTCTTTCCCTGCCTCCTatcctgtgtttttttcccaaaaaatgaTTGGTTCTT of Sphaerodactylus townsendi isolate TG3544 linkage group LG06, MPM_Stown_v2.3, whole genome shotgun sequence contains these proteins:
- the LOC125434482 gene encoding uncharacterized protein LOC125434482 → MFTSTSETPWFVSRTMRRDRPQERAASWPAEHIKVLLALWTEAAVTHDLSSHGRNRAVYDGISQRLAEMGIYRTGDQCREKMKGLKVAYRKAKENNSVGRPPIKCPFYDEIDQIMTQYINCRPGFPSETGEGSSTIVDRQEGLPISEPWGSQSGISERWGSQAAAHWLSQTAASESQGTDEFSYVQAESQDAFGEIQVIPVQVKEEESEDEISPELVMETQPMPRHLISMLDQRPHLRTQKQKVQGEGPSSYQRGAGRKYNSSHHLELQRVQRQAANQAEEKQSLAEFIQHDREMRREDREFQAQLFEKLFQKQTELVQALSQRAPVSPASTTCINTLQALLVSAKNGAGTAAHGSQLQALLEQIVQAEASEKGLPRLPVKDALGGAMKVPPEVQYWTAEEILRWLLSQQSPSDQCPEALVTPRPGSVAGKGRNKVQQLCAKETDADVNVETQRQCFRQFCYQDACGPQEVYRCLWDLSHQWLRPEVRTKEQIMELLVVEQFLSILPEEIQTLVRECQPENGKEAVALAERFQLHFESKRKRDQTRVTSEDMVPISSRGKLDENERQTDVKDSQENPGRTSLLGTEAHLRLRKRPKIASRHSGEHEETTAKHRKLDNNLEEQEATEAAERVNRRPIPGSGKQDRKGKGHERSVPVAVAAESTAEGQAKVEGSGRASKSLNGALPSATLRMRKTPVSLVPSQLAFDKDDIVSSPWHRNESRTSPEADGPSLSDSIELLPDSPWSGNGSGDTTHDGPTDSRVAPSCANCSVLKAELDTICEELRITQASTLYGLSGTSLQDLTEALGTIAHILNNRKSSSAANAPQKVAEIPTRPVWQ